In Lysobacter firmicutimachus, one genomic interval encodes:
- the pstB gene encoding phosphate ABC transporter ATP-binding protein PstB: protein MTDLSNLSAARTPAAMNETRLTVATPERAAAAAAPVKLAARGLNFYYDKFHALKNIDLEIPEKRVTALIGPSGCGKSTLLRIFNRIYALYPKLEARGEVLLDGENILDARYPMNRLRSKVGMVFQKPVPFPMTIFENVAYGIRHHEKLSKSEMNDRVEQALRQGALWDEVKDKLGQSALGLSGGQQQRLCIARAVALRPDVLLLDEPTSALDPISTSRIEQLVEELKKDYTIAIVTHNMQQAARVSDFTAFMYLGDLIEHGATEQIFSQPTKQQTEDYITGRFG, encoded by the coding sequence ATGACTGACCTGTCCAACCTCTCCGCCGCCCGTACTCCGGCCGCCATGAACGAGACCCGCCTCACCGTCGCCACTCCGGAGCGCGCGGCCGCCGCCGCCGCGCCGGTGAAGCTCGCCGCGCGCGGCCTGAACTTCTACTACGACAAGTTCCACGCGCTGAAGAACATCGACTTGGAGATCCCGGAAAAGCGCGTCACCGCGCTGATCGGACCTTCCGGCTGCGGCAAGTCGACCCTGCTGCGCATCTTCAACCGCATCTACGCCCTGTACCCGAAGCTGGAAGCGCGCGGCGAAGTGCTGCTGGACGGCGAGAACATCCTCGACGCGCGCTATCCGATGAATCGGCTGCGCAGCAAGGTCGGCATGGTCTTCCAGAAGCCGGTGCCGTTCCCGATGACCATCTTCGAGAACGTGGCCTACGGCATCCGCCACCACGAGAAGCTGTCCAAGTCGGAAATGAACGATCGCGTCGAACAGGCCCTGCGCCAGGGCGCGCTGTGGGACGAGGTCAAGGACAAGCTGGGCCAGAGCGCGCTCGGCCTGTCCGGCGGCCAGCAGCAACGCCTGTGCATCGCCCGCGCCGTGGCCTTGCGCCCGGACGTGCTGCTGCTGGACGAACCGACCTCGGCGTTGGACCCGATCTCGACCAGCCGCATCGAGCAGTTGGTGGAGGAGCTGAAGAAGGACTACACCATCGCGATCGTGACCCACAACATGCAGCAGGCCGCGCGCGTCTCCGACTTCACCGCCTTCATGTACCTTGGCGACCTGATCGAGCACGGCGCGACCGAACAGATCTTCTCGCAGCCGACCAAGCAGCAGACCGAGGATTACATTACCGGCCGGTTCGGTTGA
- the nth gene encoding endonuclease III → MFSRLRELNPHPTTELDYATPFELLVAVALSAQATDVGVNKATRKLFPVANTPQAIAALGVEGLKPYIATIGLFNTKAANVVALSQQLLERHGGEVPRDRAALEALPGVGRKTANVVLNTAFGEPTMAVDTHIFRVANRTGLAPGKDVRAVEDALLKAVPAEYLQDAHHWLILHGRYVCKARKPDCPHCAIRDLCRFTDKTPGEPEPVAA, encoded by the coding sequence ATGTTCTCGCGTTTGCGCGAACTCAATCCGCACCCGACCACCGAGCTGGACTACGCCACGCCGTTCGAATTGCTGGTCGCGGTCGCGCTGTCCGCGCAGGCCACCGACGTCGGCGTCAACAAGGCCACGCGCAAGCTGTTCCCGGTCGCCAACACGCCGCAGGCGATCGCCGCGCTCGGCGTCGAAGGGCTCAAGCCGTACATCGCCACCATCGGCCTGTTCAATACCAAGGCGGCGAACGTGGTGGCGCTCTCGCAACAACTGCTGGAACGCCACGGCGGCGAGGTGCCGCGCGACCGCGCCGCGCTCGAAGCCCTGCCCGGCGTCGGCCGCAAGACCGCCAACGTGGTCCTCAATACCGCTTTCGGCGAACCGACCATGGCGGTCGACACCCACATCTTCCGCGTCGCCAACCGCACCGGCCTGGCGCCGGGCAAGGACGTGCGCGCGGTCGAGGACGCGCTGCTGAAAGCCGTGCCGGCGGAGTACCTGCAGGACGCGCACCACTGGCTGATCTTGCACGGACGTTACGTCTGCAAGGCGCGCAAGCCCGATTGCCCGCACTGCGCGATCCGCGACCTGTGCCGCTTTACCGACAAGACGCCGGGCGAGCCGGAGCCCGTAGCCGCCTGA
- the pstA gene encoding phosphate ABC transporter permease PstA has protein sequence MSAATATADPALQQRHRTADALYRRRRLVNAASVLLACAAAGFGLFFLGWILYTLIAKGLGGIDWALFTQNTPPPMQEGGLMNAFFGSAVMCAIAIAIGTPLGIAAGTWLAEYGAGRKIGTVVRFVNDILLSAPSIVLGLFVYTLVVMQTGGNFSALAGAISLAFIVLPVVVRTTDEMLRLVPAQMREAALSLGVPQWKVIVQVLYRSASAGIVTGVLLALARISGETAPLLFTAFGNQYWNHNVLQPMASVPVVMNQFAGSPYETWQTLAWAGALVLTFFVLIVSLLARTLVLRKRISND, from the coding sequence ATGAGCGCCGCTACCGCTACGGCCGACCCGGCCCTGCAGCAACGCCACCGCACCGCCGACGCCCTGTACCGCCGCCGTCGCCTGGTCAACGCCGCCTCGGTGCTGCTGGCCTGCGCCGCCGCCGGCTTCGGCCTGTTCTTCCTCGGCTGGATCCTCTACACCCTGATCGCCAAGGGCCTGGGCGGGATCGACTGGGCGCTGTTCACCCAGAACACGCCGCCGCCGATGCAGGAAGGCGGCCTGATGAACGCCTTCTTCGGCAGCGCGGTGATGTGCGCGATCGCCATCGCGATCGGCACCCCGCTGGGCATCGCCGCCGGCACCTGGCTGGCCGAATACGGCGCCGGGCGCAAGATCGGCACGGTGGTGCGCTTCGTCAACGACATCCTGCTGTCGGCGCCGTCGATCGTGCTCGGCCTGTTCGTCTACACCCTGGTGGTGATGCAGACCGGCGGCAACTTCTCCGCCCTGGCCGGCGCGATCTCGCTGGCCTTCATCGTCCTGCCGGTGGTGGTGCGCACCACCGACGAGATGCTGCGCCTGGTGCCGGCGCAGATGCGCGAAGCGGCGCTGTCGCTGGGCGTGCCGCAGTGGAAAGTGATCGTGCAGGTGCTGTACCGCAGCGCCTCGGCCGGCATCGTCACCGGCGTGCTGCTGGCCCTGGCGCGCATCTCCGGCGAAACCGCGCCGCTGCTGTTCACCGCCTTCGGCAACCAATACTGGAACCACAACGTGCTGCAGCCGATGGCCAGCGTGCCGGTGGTGATGAACCAGTTCGCCGGCAGCCCGTACGAAACCTGGCAAACCCTGGCCTGGGCCGGCGCCCTGGTGCTCACCTTCTTCGTCCTGATCGTCAGCCTGCTCGCCCGCACCCTGGTGCTGCGCAAACGGATCTCCAATGACTGA
- a CDS encoding OprO/OprP family phosphate-selective porin, whose translation MKLSRNTLAVALLAALAAPAAHAEVALDVIGDSEVSFEGLLQADYNDFNSDVLNLNADLPDGKDNDNELRRAELVLKGKGPGNIEWVAGYDAKADKFLDVNLKYKLGGDSNHYIQVGQFKQPNSLEELSSTKNNDFVSKAMVTNTFGVARRLGAAYSYGSNDWSITASYFGRELTRNLAHGAGFGLRGTFAPINEKGNLLHFGLSYVDLDTDADTARIRTRPQADLAAGRLVDTGNMLNVDRQNTIGAEALWVRGPFKLQAEYMRSEFDRYATRASSQPGKKFTGDSWYVSGVWNITGETWGYKAGVPTTPLPDEPASGMWQVGVRYDKIDLNDGSLRPGATPTAAPIVAGVLGGEMDAWTVGVNWYWRSNFKFMLDYSMVDSSKYIGRTSATYSQNPRYNNRTFNRVVDDSPNIITARVQFYW comes from the coding sequence ATGAAACTCTCGCGTAACACCCTCGCCGTAGCGTTGCTCGCCGCGCTGGCCGCTCCGGCCGCGCATGCCGAAGTCGCGCTGGACGTCATCGGCGACTCCGAAGTCTCCTTCGAAGGCCTGCTGCAGGCGGATTACAACGATTTCAACAGCGACGTCCTGAACCTCAACGCCGACCTGCCGGACGGCAAGGACAACGACAACGAGCTGCGCCGCGCCGAACTGGTGCTCAAGGGCAAGGGCCCGGGCAACATCGAGTGGGTCGCCGGCTACGACGCCAAGGCCGACAAGTTCCTCGACGTCAACCTCAAGTACAAGCTCGGCGGCGACAGCAACCACTACATCCAGGTCGGCCAGTTCAAGCAGCCCAACAGCCTGGAAGAGCTGTCCTCGACCAAGAACAACGACTTCGTCTCCAAGGCGATGGTCACCAACACCTTCGGCGTCGCGCGCCGTCTCGGCGCCGCCTACAGCTACGGCAGCAACGACTGGAGCATCACCGCCAGCTATTTCGGCCGCGAGCTGACCCGCAACCTGGCGCACGGCGCCGGCTTCGGCCTGCGCGGCACCTTCGCCCCGATCAACGAGAAGGGCAACCTGCTGCACTTCGGCCTGTCCTACGTCGACCTCGACACCGACGCCGACACCGCGCGCATCCGCACCCGTCCGCAGGCCGACCTGGCCGCGGGCCGCCTGGTCGACACCGGCAACATGCTCAACGTCGACCGCCAGAACACCATCGGCGCCGAAGCGCTGTGGGTGCGCGGTCCGTTCAAGCTGCAGGCCGAGTACATGCGTTCGGAATTCGACCGCTACGCGACCCGCGCCAGCTCGCAGCCGGGCAAGAAGTTCACCGGCGACAGCTGGTACGTCAGCGGCGTGTGGAACATCACCGGCGAAACTTGGGGCTACAAGGCCGGCGTGCCGACCACCCCGCTGCCCGACGAACCCGCCAGCGGCATGTGGCAGGTCGGCGTGCGCTACGACAAGATCGACCTCAACGACGGCTCGCTGCGCCCCGGCGCGACGCCCACCGCGGCGCCGATCGTCGCCGGCGTGCTCGGCGGCGAAATGGACGCCTGGACCGTCGGCGTGAACTGGTACTGGCGCTCGAACTTCAAGTTCATGCTCGATTACTCGATGGTCGACAGCTCCAAGTACATCGGCCGCACCAGCGCGACCTATTCGCAGAACCCGCGCTACAACAACCGCACCTTCAACCGCGTGGTCGACGACAGCCCGAACATCATCACCGCGCGCGTCCAGTTCTACTGGTAA
- the phoU gene encoding phosphate signaling complex protein PhoU has protein sequence MTMHDHIVKSYDDEQRRLLDETLRMGEMAASQLEAALDVVQRRDDKAAERIIANDEAIDALEQEISHDVMKLALRGPMARDLREILAAIRIASDIERVGDYAANVAKRSTALNLAPPLPHVAGLHALGTLAVAQLRDVLAAYRDNDVELAQRVRARDAEIDTAYTGLFRELLTYMMEDARSITACTHLLFMAKNIERIGDHATNIAENVWFLVKGEQPLPPREKRDDTNTASPV, from the coding sequence ATGACCATGCACGACCATATCGTCAAAAGCTACGACGACGAGCAGCGCCGCTTGCTCGACGAAACCCTGCGCATGGGCGAGATGGCGGCGTCGCAGTTGGAAGCCGCGTTGGACGTGGTGCAGCGCCGCGACGACAAGGCCGCCGAGCGCATCATCGCCAACGACGAGGCGATCGACGCGCTGGAGCAGGAAATCAGCCACGACGTCATGAAGCTGGCCCTGCGCGGGCCGATGGCCCGCGACCTGCGCGAGATCCTGGCGGCGATCCGCATCGCCTCGGACATCGAGCGGGTCGGCGACTACGCGGCCAACGTCGCCAAGCGCTCGACCGCGTTGAATCTGGCGCCGCCGCTGCCGCACGTGGCCGGGCTGCACGCGCTGGGCACCCTGGCGGTGGCGCAGCTGCGCGACGTCCTGGCCGCCTACCGCGACAACGACGTCGAACTGGCCCAGCGGGTGCGCGCACGCGACGCCGAAATCGACACCGCCTACACCGGCCTGTTCCGCGAACTGCTGACCTACATGATGGAAGACGCGCGCAGCATCACCGCCTGCACGCATCTGCTGTTCATGGCCAAGAACATCGAACGGATCGGCGACCACGCCACCAACATCGCCGAGAACGTCTGGTTCCTGGTCAAGGGCGAGCAGCCGCTGCCGCCGCGCGAGAAGCGCGACGACACCAACACCGCCAGCCCGGTCTGA
- a CDS encoding FKBP-type peptidyl-prolyl cis-trans isomerase N-terminal domain-containing protein — protein sequence MKLRLIAAAVAALALTAGNAVAQDTSTEKGKLSYALGYDLGRNAVESGEQVDVNTIVKGLQDGYAKKQPSVPVDQLRTAVQNMQKRQQDKAKAEWDKAAAENKTKSDAFINANKSKAGVKALPSGVQYRVIENGTGAKPTQASTVALEVAGPFPFGERPAQARPANSIPAIKVSEIEMAAMREVLLQMPTGSKWEVTLPADKAYGADPRTPFPPNVAVQFEIKLVSVK from the coding sequence ATGAAGTTGCGTCTGATTGCTGCCGCCGTTGCGGCCCTGGCTCTGACCGCCGGCAACGCCGTCGCGCAGGACACTTCTACCGAGAAGGGCAAGCTGAGCTATGCGCTCGGTTACGACCTCGGCCGCAATGCCGTGGAAAGCGGCGAACAGGTCGACGTGAACACCATCGTCAAGGGTCTGCAGGACGGCTACGCCAAGAAGCAGCCGTCGGTGCCGGTCGACCAACTGCGCACTGCGGTGCAGAACATGCAGAAGCGCCAGCAGGACAAGGCCAAGGCCGAGTGGGACAAGGCCGCCGCCGAAAACAAGACCAAGAGCGACGCCTTCATCAACGCCAACAAGTCCAAGGCCGGCGTGAAGGCCCTGCCGAGCGGCGTGCAGTATCGCGTGATCGAAAACGGCACCGGCGCCAAGCCGACCCAGGCCAGCACCGTGGCCCTGGAAGTCGCCGGCCCGTTCCCGTTCGGCGAGCGTCCGGCGCAGGCGCGTCCGGCCAACTCGATCCCGGCGATCAAGGTCAGCGAGATCGAGATGGCGGCGATGCGCGAAGTGCTGCTGCAGATGCCGACCGGCTCGAAGTGGGAAGTGACCCTGCCGGCCGACAAGGCCTACGGCGCCGACCCGCGCACCCCGTTCCCGCCGAACGTTGCGGTGCAGTTCGAGATCAAGCTGGTCAGCGTCAAGTAA
- the pstS gene encoding phosphate ABC transporter substrate-binding protein PstS, whose amino-acid sequence MRRNGYVPAVSFQEPTVFKSLSFRLSAIAVASALAVTAQAADVTGAGASFVYPVMSKWSADYAKTTGKKVNYQSIGSGGGIAQIKAATVDFGSSDAPLKPEELSKFGLAQFPSVIGGVVPVINVPGVASGAMKLDGETLANIFLGKVTMWNDPAIVALNGGLKLPAKKITVVHRSDGSGTTFNFVNYLSKVSGEWKSSVGEGTAVKWPTGIGGKGNEGVAAYVKQIQGGIGYVELSYALQNKMAYSRLKNADGKFVLPTDETFSAAAASAKWADAKDFYLVMTNAPGENSWPITATNFILMYKQPKNAAGAKNAKEFFRWVYANGDAQAKSLDYVPLPDALVKQIETYWSANMNY is encoded by the coding sequence ATGCGCCGCAACGGTTACGTGCCAGCCGTCTCTTTTCAGGAGCCCACCGTGTTCAAGTCCCTGTCCTTCCGCCTGAGCGCCATCGCCGTCGCCAGCGCGCTCGCCGTCACCGCGCAGGCCGCCGACGTCACCGGCGCCGGCGCTTCCTTCGTCTATCCCGTGATGTCGAAGTGGTCGGCCGACTACGCCAAGACCACCGGCAAGAAGGTCAACTACCAGTCGATCGGCTCCGGCGGCGGCATCGCCCAGATCAAGGCCGCCACGGTCGATTTCGGCTCCTCCGACGCGCCGCTCAAGCCCGAGGAACTGAGCAAGTTCGGCCTGGCCCAGTTCCCGTCGGTGATCGGCGGCGTGGTGCCGGTGATCAACGTCCCCGGCGTGGCTTCCGGCGCGATGAAGCTGGACGGCGAAACCCTCGCCAACATCTTCCTCGGCAAGGTCACCATGTGGAACGACCCGGCGATCGTCGCCCTCAACGGCGGCCTCAAGCTGCCGGCGAAGAAGATCACCGTCGTCCACCGCTCCGACGGTTCGGGCACCACCTTCAACTTCGTCAACTACCTGTCCAAGGTCAGCGGCGAGTGGAAGAGCTCGGTCGGCGAAGGCACCGCCGTCAAGTGGCCGACCGGCATCGGCGGCAAGGGCAACGAAGGCGTGGCCGCCTACGTCAAGCAGATCCAGGGCGGCATCGGCTACGTCGAGCTGTCCTACGCGCTGCAGAACAAGATGGCCTATTCGCGCCTGAAGAACGCCGACGGCAAGTTCGTGCTGCCGACCGACGAAACCTTCTCCGCCGCCGCGGCCAGCGCCAAGTGGGCCGACGCCAAGGACTTCTACCTGGTCATGACCAACGCACCGGGCGAGAACTCCTGGCCGATCACCGCGACCAACTTCATCCTGATGTACAAGCAGCCGAAGAACGCCGCCGGCGCCAAGAACGCCAAGGAATTCTTCCGCTGGGTCTACGCCAACGGCGACGCCCAGGCCAAGTCGCTGGACTACGTGCCGCTGCCGGACGCGCTGGTCAAGCAGATCGAGACCTACTGGTCGGCGAACATGAACTACTGA
- a CDS encoding enoyl-CoA hydratase/isomerase family protein: MTESPLLIADRGAVRQITVNRPDKLNALNAATLDALLAAFEAAAADPAVRAVILTGAGPKAFVAGADIAEMNGLSPVQGRDFSLRGQKLMRRIEKMPKPVIGMINGFALGGGLELAMGCHLRIAADSAKVGQPEVNLGLIPGFGGTQRLLRLAGRAATLELCLLGAPIDAARAQQLGIVNRVVPAAELEAETYKLADQLAASAPLALRGVLDCVAVGGECGIEEGLEYETAQFGLMFSTEDMREGTGAFLERRKPAFAGR, translated from the coding sequence ATGACCGAATCGCCCCTGCTGATCGCCGATCGCGGCGCCGTGCGCCAGATCACCGTCAATCGCCCCGACAAGCTGAACGCGCTCAACGCCGCGACCCTGGACGCCCTGCTGGCCGCCTTCGAAGCCGCCGCGGCCGATCCGGCGGTACGCGCGGTGATCCTGACCGGCGCCGGCCCCAAGGCCTTCGTCGCCGGCGCCGACATCGCCGAAATGAACGGCCTCAGCCCGGTCCAGGGCCGCGATTTCTCCCTGCGCGGGCAGAAGCTGATGCGCCGGATCGAGAAAATGCCCAAGCCCGTCATCGGCATGATCAACGGCTTCGCCCTCGGCGGCGGCCTGGAACTGGCGATGGGCTGCCATCTGCGCATCGCCGCCGACAGCGCCAAGGTCGGCCAGCCCGAAGTCAATCTGGGCCTGATCCCCGGGTTCGGCGGCACCCAGCGCCTGCTGCGCCTGGCCGGGCGCGCAGCGACCCTGGAGCTGTGCCTGCTCGGCGCGCCGATCGACGCGGCCCGCGCCCAGCAGTTGGGCATCGTCAACCGGGTGGTGCCGGCGGCGGAGCTGGAAGCGGAAACCTACAAGCTGGCCGACCAGCTCGCCGCCTCGGCGCCGCTGGCCCTGCGCGGCGTGCTCGACTGCGTCGCGGTCGGCGGCGAATGCGGGATCGAGGAAGGCCTGGAATACGAAACCGCGCAGTTCGGCCTGATGTTCTCGACCGAGGACATGCGCGAAGGCACCGGCGCGTTCCTGGAACGCCGCAAGCCGGCCTTCGCCGGCCGCTGA
- a CDS encoding sulfurtransferase, which yields MGDDPMMQWTTLVSAEELAAALGRPDLIVIDTRTSLTDRAASEQAYRDAHIPGARYADLDRDLSDHRKRGGGRHPWPDAADFTARLGEWGITPQHQVVAYDSADGALAAARLWFLLRVLGHRHVAVLDGGWQRWTALGLPTDAQVPVPQPTHYQADYDHRRLLDAQDVRALLDSGGLLIDARAGERFRGEVEPLDRVAGHVPGARNRAFAGNLADGRFKSREALAQEFAPLLDGREPSEVAAMCGSGVTACHHLLAMAHAGFDGAALYTGSWSGWIEDPQRPVATGAE from the coding sequence ATTGGAGACGATCCGATGATGCAGTGGACCACCCTGGTATCGGCCGAAGAGCTCGCCGCCGCGCTCGGCCGCCCGGATCTGATCGTGATCGATACCCGCACCTCGCTGACCGACCGTGCGGCCAGCGAGCAGGCTTATCGCGATGCGCACATCCCCGGCGCGCGCTACGCCGACCTGGACCGCGACCTGTCCGACCATCGCAAGCGCGGCGGCGGACGCCATCCCTGGCCGGACGCGGCCGATTTCACCGCACGCCTGGGCGAGTGGGGCATCACCCCGCAGCATCAGGTCGTCGCCTACGACAGCGCCGACGGCGCGTTGGCGGCGGCGCGGCTATGGTTCCTGCTGCGCGTGCTGGGCCACCGGCACGTCGCCGTGCTCGACGGCGGCTGGCAGCGCTGGACCGCGCTCGGCCTGCCGACCGATGCGCAGGTGCCGGTGCCGCAGCCGACGCATTACCAGGCCGACTACGACCATCGCCGCCTGCTCGACGCGCAGGACGTGCGCGCGCTGCTGGATTCCGGCGGCCTGCTGATCGACGCCCGCGCCGGCGAGCGTTTCCGCGGCGAAGTCGAACCGCTCGACCGCGTCGCCGGCCACGTGCCGGGCGCGCGCAATCGGGCCTTTGCCGGCAATCTGGCCGACGGCCGCTTCAAGTCGCGCGAGGCGCTGGCGCAGGAGTTCGCGCCGCTGCTCGACGGCCGTGAGCCGAGCGAGGTTGCGGCGATGTGCGGGTCCGGCGTCACCGCCTGCCATCATCTGTTGGCGATGGCGCACGCCGGCTTCGACGGCGCGGCGCTGTACACCGGTTCGTGGAGCGGCTGGATCGAAGACCCGCAGCGCCCGGTCGCGACCGGCGCCGAGTGA
- a CDS encoding RNA polymerase sigma factor produces MTLLMANGDLAAARSGDRAALERVLTHSRQDLRRYAEFHCVINDVEDAVQESLITVSRKLRDLRMLECFVSWTFRIVKRECNRLKRARRLLSGEPIGEEIMPVVTPEPAEWRHDVAAALESLPAHYREIILLRDLEGLTVEEIGARLRMTREAVKSRLHRARVLAREYLQP; encoded by the coding sequence ATGACCCTGCTGATGGCCAACGGAGATTTGGCGGCGGCCCGCTCGGGCGATCGGGCGGCGCTCGAGCGCGTCTTGACGCATTCGCGCCAGGACCTGCGCCGCTACGCCGAATTCCACTGCGTCATCAACGACGTCGAGGACGCGGTCCAAGAAAGCCTGATCACCGTCTCGCGCAAGCTGCGTGACCTGCGCATGCTGGAATGCTTCGTGTCCTGGACCTTCCGCATCGTCAAGCGCGAATGCAACCGGCTCAAGCGCGCCAGGCGCCTGCTCAGCGGCGAGCCGATCGGCGAGGAGATCATGCCGGTGGTGACGCCGGAACCGGCCGAGTGGCGCCACGATGTCGCCGCGGCGCTGGAATCCCTGCCCGCCCACTACCGCGAGATCATTCTGCTGCGCGATCTGGAAGGTCTGACCGTCGAGGAGATCGGCGCGCGCCTGCGGATGACCCGCGAGGCGGTGAAGTCGCGCCTGCACCGCGCTCGCGTGCTCGCCCGCGAGTACCTGCAGCCTTGA
- the pstC gene encoding phosphate ABC transporter permease subunit PstC has protein sequence MNATALPAAPTAPAARDVKDARNDRLFRYALTATVVFVLFALASAALSMLWGGRHVLAHEGLSFFVTAEWNPVEDKYGALVPIYGTVVTALIAMLIAVPVSFGIAFFLTEVAPRWARGPIGTAIELLAGIPSIIYGMWGLFVLVPVMTEYVTPWLNDHVGAWPVIGKLFQGPPLGIGMLTAGIVLAIMVIPFISSVMREVFLTVPTRLKESAYALGSTKWEVSWDIVLPYTRSAVIGGIFLGLGRALGETMAVAFVIGNSVNFSASLLEPGTTIAALIANDFGEATETYRSALLLLGFVLFIVTFVVLAAARLMLLKLSRKEGT, from the coding sequence ATGAACGCGACCGCCCTACCTGCCGCTCCGACCGCGCCCGCCGCGCGCGACGTCAAGGACGCGCGCAACGACCGCCTGTTCCGCTACGCGCTCACCGCTACTGTCGTCTTCGTCCTGTTCGCCCTCGCCAGCGCAGCGCTGTCGATGCTGTGGGGCGGCCGCCACGTGCTCGCCCATGAGGGCCTGAGCTTCTTCGTCACCGCCGAGTGGAATCCGGTCGAGGACAAGTACGGCGCGCTGGTGCCCATCTACGGCACCGTAGTCACCGCCCTGATCGCGATGCTGATCGCGGTGCCGGTCAGCTTCGGCATCGCCTTCTTCCTGACCGAGGTCGCGCCGCGCTGGGCGCGCGGGCCGATCGGCACGGCGATCGAACTGTTGGCCGGCATTCCTTCGATCATCTACGGCATGTGGGGCCTGTTCGTGCTGGTGCCGGTGATGACCGAGTACGTCACCCCCTGGCTCAACGACCATGTCGGCGCCTGGCCGGTGATCGGCAAGCTGTTCCAGGGGCCGCCGCTGGGCATCGGCATGCTCACCGCCGGCATCGTCCTGGCGATCATGGTGATCCCGTTCATCTCCTCGGTGATGCGCGAGGTGTTCCTGACCGTGCCCACCCGGCTGAAGGAGTCGGCTTACGCGCTGGGCTCGACCAAGTGGGAAGTCAGCTGGGACATCGTCCTGCCCTACACCCGCTCGGCGGTGATCGGCGGCATCTTCCTCGGCCTGGGCCGCGCGCTCGGCGAGACCATGGCGGTGGCGTTCGTGATCGGCAACTCGGTCAACTTCTCGGCCTCGCTGCTCGAACCCGGCACCACCATCGCCGCGCTGATCGCCAACGACTTCGGCGAAGCCACCGAGACCTACCGCTCGGCCCTGCTGCTGCTCGGCTTCGTGCTGTTCATCGTCACCTTCGTCGTGCTCGCCGCCGCGCGGTTGATGCTGCTGAAACTCTCGCGCAAGGAGGGCACCTGA
- the pstS gene encoding phosphate ABC transporter substrate-binding protein PstS, with translation MKSPARTAVLSLAIALATAACSGNQSPTPAGDAKTEAAAPAGDQVAAQITGAGATFIYPLLSKWSDDYHKATGAKVNYQSIGSGGGIAQIKAGTVDFGSSDKPLASDELAAAGLGQFPSAIGGVVPVVNVDGIAPGQLRLTGPLLGEIFLGTVAKWNDAKIAAANPGVALPDLKINIVHRSDGSGTTFNFSNYLSKVSPEWKSKVGEGTSVQWPGGVGGKGNEGVASYVKQIKGSIGYVELAYALQNKMAHTQLQNAAGQFVQPSAEAFQAAAATADWANAKDFNLVITNAAGEKSWPITATNFILMHKQPKDAKRSADTRAFFKWAFENGQAQAQSLDYVPLPAELVKQIEAYWSAEFK, from the coding sequence ATGAAATCGCCGGCCCGTACCGCCGTCCTGTCCCTCGCCATCGCGCTCGCCACCGCAGCCTGTTCGGGCAATCAGTCCCCGACCCCGGCCGGCGACGCCAAGACCGAAGCGGCCGCTCCGGCCGGCGACCAGGTCGCCGCGCAGATCACCGGTGCCGGCGCCACCTTCATCTACCCGCTGCTGTCCAAGTGGTCGGACGACTACCACAAGGCCACCGGCGCCAAGGTCAACTACCAGTCGATCGGCTCCGGCGGCGGCATCGCCCAGATCAAGGCCGGTACGGTCGACTTCGGCTCCTCCGACAAGCCGCTGGCCAGCGACGAGCTCGCGGCCGCCGGCCTGGGCCAGTTCCCCTCGGCGATCGGCGGCGTGGTGCCGGTGGTCAACGTCGACGGCATCGCCCCGGGCCAGTTGCGCCTGACCGGCCCGCTGCTGGGCGAGATCTTCCTCGGCACGGTGGCCAAGTGGAACGACGCCAAGATCGCCGCGGCCAACCCGGGCGTGGCCCTGCCCGATCTCAAGATCAACATCGTCCACCGCTCCGACGGCTCGGGCACCACCTTCAACTTCTCCAACTACCTGTCCAAGGTCAGCCCGGAGTGGAAGAGCAAGGTCGGCGAAGGCACCTCTGTGCAGTGGCCGGGCGGCGTCGGCGGCAAAGGCAACGAAGGCGTGGCCTCGTACGTGAAGCAGATCAAGGGCTCGATCGGCTACGTCGAACTGGCCTACGCGCTGCAGAACAAGATGGCCCACACCCAGCTGCAGAACGCGGCCGGCCAGTTCGTCCAGCCCAGCGCCGAGGCCTTCCAGGCCGCCGCCGCGACCGCGGACTGGGCCAACGCCAAGGACTTCAACCTGGTGATCACCAACGCCGCCGGCGAGAAGTCCTGGCCGATCACCGCGACCAATTTCATCCTGATGCACAAGCAGCCCAAGGACGCCAAGCGCAGCGCCGACACCCGCGCTTTCTTCAAGTGGGCGTTCGAGAACGGCCAGGCCCAGGCGCAGTCGCTGGATTACGTGCCGCTGCCGGCGGAGCTGGTCAAGCAGATCGAGGCGTACTGGAGCGCGGAGTTCAAGTGA